One Myxosarcina sp. GI1 genomic window carries:
- a CDS encoding TVP38/TMEM64 family protein, translated as MFSVGEWLTQSQDWLSSLGYGAYPAFIILYLLSTSIGLPTIFLFIGAGSLFGFIPGSLVVSVADTLSIAICYVLGRTIARKKVNQWISDRPEWKKFDRTVAEKGWKIVFLARLAPVLPSNLLNYGFSLTEINFWQYLLVSWLGTVPVIALYVYLASVGANLLSGNNDPRQIIFSIIGAIAAVAALIYTTKIIRNTFSKE; from the coding sequence ATGTTTTCAGTTGGTGAATGGCTGACACAAAGCCAAGACTGGCTTAGTTCTCTCGGTTACGGTGCATATCCCGCTTTTATAATTCTGTATTTATTGTCAACTTCGATTGGTTTACCGACTATTTTTTTATTTATTGGTGCTGGTAGTTTGTTCGGGTTCATTCCTGGTTCTTTGGTGGTTTCGGTTGCCGATACCTTGAGCATCGCCATTTGTTATGTTTTGGGCAGAACTATAGCTCGTAAAAAGGTTAACCAGTGGATTTCCGATCGCCCTGAATGGAAAAAATTCGACCGTACCGTTGCCGAAAAAGGCTGGAAAATTGTGTTTTTAGCTCGCCTCGCTCCAGTTTTGCCTTCTAATCTACTCAACTATGGTTTTAGCCTGACTGAGATTAATTTTTGGCAGTATTTACTCGTTTCTTGGCTGGGTACGGTTCCAGTTATCGCGCTATATGTTTATCTTGCTTCTGTGGGAGCTAACTTACTATCTGGAAATAACGACCCCCGACAGATTATATTTTCGATTATCGGCGCGATTGCGGCGGTTGCAGCTTTGATATACACTACTAAGATTATTAGAAATACTTTTTCCAAGGAATAA
- the arsC gene encoding arsenate reductase, glutathione/glutaredoxin type — translation MKKVMFVCKRNSCRSQMAEGFARALGKDKIEVTSSGLEASRVHPTAIEVMSEIGIDISNQTSDALSDFNAKDYDAVISMCGCGTNLPSEWVMQEVFDDWELEDPDGQPIETFYRVRDEIKDRVAKLIKQLS, via the coding sequence ATGAAAAAAGTTATGTTTGTCTGTAAGAGAAACTCCTGTCGATCGCAAATGGCAGAGGGTTTTGCTAGAGCTTTGGGTAAAGATAAGATTGAAGTTACCTCTTCGGGTTTGGAAGCTAGCAGAGTTCATCCTACCGCTATTGAGGTTATGTCAGAGATTGGTATCGATATTAGCAATCAAACTTCTGATGCTCTAAGTGATTTCAATGCCAAAGATTACGATGCCGTCATCTCGATGTGCGGTTGCGGCACTAATTTACCCTCAGAATGGGTAATGCAAGAAGTGTTTGACGACTGGGAATTAGAAGATCCAGACGGACAGCCAATTGAAACCTTTTACCGTGTTAGAGACGAAATTAAAGATAGAGTAGCCAAGTTAATTAAGCAACTTAGCTGA
- the arsB gene encoding ACR3 family arsenite efflux transporter: MANHSSKINPQSVKAGSNLSFFEKYLTVWVIVCILIGITLGRVFPEIAQALDNMSVYNVSIPIAVCLFFMMYPIMVKIDFSQAAKAAKTPKPVILTLVINWLIKPFTMVAFAQFFLGWLFLPLLSETELVRGAEITLANSYIAGAILLGIAPCTAMVLMWGYLSYSNQGHTLVMVAINSLAMLFLYAPLGKWLLATNNLVVPWQTIVLSVLIYVGLPLIAGIFSRYWILKHKGRRWFETKFLQYLSPVAIAALLITLVLLFAFKGELIVNNPLHILLIAVPLFLQTNFIFFITYVAALKLNFYYEDAAPAALIGASNHFEVAIATAVILFGLNSGAALATVVGVLIEVPVMLMLVEFCKRTATWFPRQPEKATLLDPRCVSPYR; encoded by the coding sequence ATGGCTAATCATAGTTCTAAAATCAATCCTCAATCTGTTAAAGCAGGAAGCAATCTAAGTTTTTTTGAAAAATACCTTACTGTTTGGGTAATAGTTTGTATTTTGATTGGAATTACTTTAGGAAGAGTCTTTCCAGAAATCGCTCAAGCTTTAGATAATATGAGCGTTTATAACGTTTCTATTCCGATCGCAGTCTGTCTTTTTTTCATGATGTATCCCATCATGGTAAAAATCGACTTTTCTCAAGCTGCAAAAGCTGCTAAAACACCCAAACCAGTAATTCTTACTCTAGTAATAAATTGGCTAATTAAACCATTTACTATGGTCGCATTTGCTCAGTTTTTTTTAGGCTGGTTATTTCTTCCTTTGTTATCAGAAACCGAACTGGTTCGCGGAGCAGAAATTACTTTAGCTAATTCCTATATTGCAGGAGCAATTTTATTGGGAATTGCCCCCTGTACGGCGATGGTTTTGATGTGGGGTTATCTCTCTTACAGCAATCAGGGACATACTTTAGTAATGGTGGCAATTAACTCCTTAGCGATGCTATTTCTGTACGCACCTTTAGGGAAGTGGTTGCTAGCGACTAATAATTTGGTCGTTCCCTGGCAGACAATCGTACTCTCAGTATTAATTTATGTTGGCTTACCGCTAATAGCAGGAATTTTTAGTCGCTACTGGATTTTGAAGCATAAAGGCAGACGCTGGTTTGAAACCAAATTTTTGCAGTATCTTTCACCTGTGGCGATCGCGGCTTTACTAATAACCTTAGTACTTTTGTTTGCTTTTAAAGGCGAACTAATTGTCAACAACCCCTTACATATTCTTTTAATTGCCGTACCGTTATTTCTCCAAACCAACTTTATTTTCTTTATTACTTATGTAGCCGCTTTAAAACTTAATTTCTATTACGAAGATGCCGCACCAGCGGCTTTAATTGGCGCGAGCAATCACTTTGAAGTTGCGATCGCTACGGCAGTAATTTTATTTGGCTTAAATTCTGGCGCGGCTTTGGCTACTGTCGTTGGCGTATTAATAGAAGTACCAGTAATGCTAATGTTAGTAGAATTTTGCAAGCGTACTGCTACTTGGTTCCCCCGACAACCAGAAAAAGCTACTCTCCTCGATCCTCGCTGTGTTAGTCCCTATCGTTAA
- a CDS encoding class I SAM-dependent methyltransferase, with protein MSSTTNLSEQKVNQQYDKMASWYDRRWQKYIDKTLAICLQRSQVTNNEKVLDVACGTGELAKLILEQNSSQQISGIDLSANMLQVAREKCREYSNVEFQQATASKLPFDDESFDLVICASALHYFENPQLALLEIKRVLKTNGRLIILDWCRDFWTIKALNIFLKFFDSAHEKCYTQFQLHQLLAVANLTVVKADKFKLDFLWGMAIATAIKEN; from the coding sequence ATGTCATCAACTACCAACTTATCCGAACAAAAAGTCAACCAGCAGTATGACAAAATGGCTAGTTGGTACGATCGCCGATGGCAGAAATATATTGACAAAACTTTGGCTATTTGTTTGCAACGATCGCAAGTTACTAATAACGAAAAAGTGTTGGATGTAGCTTGTGGGACTGGTGAATTGGCGAAATTAATCCTCGAACAAAATTCCAGTCAGCAAATTTCAGGAATCGATCTTTCTGCGAATATGCTACAGGTAGCCAGAGAAAAATGTCGGGAATATTCTAATGTAGAATTTCAGCAAGCAACGGCTAGTAAATTACCTTTTGATGACGAAAGTTTCGATTTAGTTATTTGCGCTAGCGCACTTCATTATTTTGAAAATCCACAACTAGCTCTCTTAGAAATAAAGCGAGTTTTAAAAACAAATGGTAGACTGATAATTTTAGATTGGTGTCGTGATTTTTGGACGATAAAAGCTCTAAATATATTTCTTAAGTTTTTTGATTCGGCACACGAAAAATGTTATACACAATTTCAATTACATCAGTTATTAGCTGTAGCAAACTTAACTGTAGTTAAAGCCGATAAATTTAAGCTGGATTTTTTGTGGGGAATGGCGATCGCAACTGCTATTAAAGAAAACTAA
- a CDS encoding PstS family phosphate ABC transporter substrate-binding protein, giving the protein MNTKIHKKLTSLVLYFGVFTAFILTGAKINSQEDTSITIDGSSTVYPITAAVVKDFESTRPEASDIELNVSGTGGGFAKFCAGETEINNASRPITKAEMDTCKAAGVAYIELPIAFDALTVVVNPNNDWLNEISLKKLSQIWSPEAEQQITRWNQVDSSLPNRPLNLYGPGTDSGTFDYFTEAVVGESGSSRSDYLASEDDDVLVQGIEQDPNALGYFGYAYYEANQNNLKALAIDSGNGAVLPSSETVEAGKYQPLSRPLFIYINSSAAQDNPALKEFVEFYLNEVPQTATEVGYVALSEDGYQLDKLHFTRGKVGTVFDGQAALNLTLGELLRKRANF; this is encoded by the coding sequence ATGAATACAAAAATTCACAAAAAACTTACTAGCTTGGTTTTATACTTTGGAGTTTTTACTGCATTTATTCTCACAGGTGCCAAAATTAACTCCCAGGAAGATACATCAATAACAATTGATGGATCTAGTACCGTCTATCCGATTACTGCAGCTGTAGTTAAGGACTTTGAATCTACTCGCCCTGAAGCTAGTGATATCGAACTAAACGTTTCTGGGACTGGGGGCGGTTTTGCAAAGTTTTGTGCGGGAGAAACTGAAATTAATAATGCCTCTCGTCCCATTACTAAAGCAGAAATGGACACTTGCAAAGCAGCAGGAGTAGCTTATATCGAACTACCAATTGCTTTTGATGCACTGACGGTAGTAGTCAATCCCAACAATGACTGGCTAAACGAAATTTCTCTAAAAAAATTAAGCCAAATTTGGTCCCCAGAAGCCGAACAACAAATTACTCGCTGGAATCAAGTAGACAGCAGTTTACCAAACCGACCTTTAAATCTATACGGACCTGGTACAGATTCGGGTACTTTTGATTATTTTACCGAAGCGGTAGTTGGAGAATCTGGTTCTAGTCGTAGTGATTATCTAGCTAGTGAAGACGATGATGTTTTAGTGCAGGGAATAGAACAAGATCCTAATGCCTTGGGATATTTTGGTTATGCTTACTACGAAGCAAATCAAAACAATTTGAAAGCTTTGGCGATAGACAGCGGTAATGGTGCGGTATTACCCTCCAGTGAAACGGTAGAAGCAGGAAAATATCAGCCTCTTTCTCGTCCATTATTTATTTACATTAACTCTAGCGCAGCACAAGATAATCCCGCTCTCAAAGAGTTCGTTGAATTTTACCTGAATGAAGTTCCGCAAACCGCTACCGAAGTAGGTTACGTAGCTCTATCTGAAGATGGCTATCAGTTAGACAAACTTCACTTTACCAGAGGTAAAGTCGGTACGGTATTTGATGGGCAAGCGGCACTAAACTTAACTTTGGGCGAACTATTACGCAAACGAGCAAACTTCTAA
- a CDS encoding helix-turn-helix transcriptional regulator, which produces MQVEPSTDSTLIMTGFHALSVPIRLAVVDLLKDRELCVCDLCQHLDLSQSKLSFHLKTLKEAKLIHSRQEGRWIYYSLNLPQFVIIEQYLAEFRRHATIFPLRNCAR; this is translated from the coding sequence ATGCAAGTCGAACCATCTACAGATTCTACTCTGATTATGACAGGGTTTCATGCCCTCTCCGTTCCCATACGTCTGGCGGTAGTCGATTTGTTGAAAGACCGCGAACTATGCGTTTGCGATCTTTGTCAGCATCTAGATCTCAGTCAGTCTAAGCTGTCATTTCATCTCAAAACCTTAAAAGAAGCAAAGCTAATTCACTCTCGACAAGAAGGACGCTGGATATACTATAGTCTTAATTTGCCTCAGTTTGTAATTATCGAGCAGTATTTAGCAGAGTTTCGCCGTCATGCCACTATCTTTCCCTTACGAAATTGCGCTCGCTAA
- a CDS encoding Npun_F0494 family protein, whose protein sequence is MTSTGQTPIYPRHTVNRATRALICSPFQLALFQALRNQSVPLNKIAGVKGVEAGYTQKTISESRAEAQLLWLIKVGLLRREVDGQGLTDSFRLTPLGRQIITKYEPTPNSLPQPDSFARVFNWLNRWLKWSL, encoded by the coding sequence ATGACTAGCACTGGTCAAACTCCAATCTATCCTCGTCATACTGTCAATCGAGCTACTAGAGCTTTGATTTGTTCTCCGTTTCAATTAGCACTATTTCAGGCACTGCGAAATCAAAGCGTTCCTCTAAACAAAATTGCAGGTGTCAAGGGAGTTGAAGCAGGTTATACTCAAAAGACTATATCTGAATCCAGGGCTGAAGCTCAATTACTGTGGTTGATAAAAGTTGGTTTATTAAGGCGAGAGGTAGATGGACAGGGCTTGACTGATAGTTTTCGTCTGACTCCTCTAGGCAGACAAATAATAACCAAATACGAACCAACACCAAATTCACTGCCTCAGCCCGACTCGTTCGCTAGAGTTTTCAATTGGCTAAATCGTTGGTTAAAATGGTCACTTTAA
- the cobQ gene encoding cobyric acid synthase CobQ, which produces MKAIMVVGTTSHAGKSFLTAALCRILARQGWRVTPFKGQNMALNAYVTATGGEIGYAQAVQAWAAGVVPQIDMNPILLKPQGNMTSQIVIKGKAVGATKAADYYEKYFDLGWEVIQESLYRLSLEFDLVICEGAGSPAEINLKHRDLANMRVAKHLRAATILVVDIERGGAFAHVVGTLELLEPEERSLVKGIVINKFRGDKKLLDPGIEWLEKHTGIPVLGVIPWQETALPAEDSLDLLERNYRPNPNNINISIIRLPRIANFTDFDPLNAESTVSVKYVGIHETLGHPDAVIIPGTKTTISDMLALEQSGMAQQIKEYAAAGGTVLGICGGYQILGQQIIDPEGIEGEAGEFEALGLMPISTILANNKVARQRQVVSNLPQAGLPVDGYEIHQGRSRINRKFRDIESDYQAIFDDHNLGMTDKSQSIWGCYIHGLFDNGAWRRSWLNQLRKQRGMPSLATGIANYREQRETALNEIAQMVEKHLDLSTFALTRRY; this is translated from the coding sequence ATGAAAGCGATTATGGTGGTAGGGACTACCTCTCATGCAGGAAAATCCTTCTTGACTGCTGCTTTGTGCCGCATCTTGGCAAGACAGGGCTGGAGGGTTACTCCTTTTAAAGGACAAAATATGGCTCTCAACGCCTATGTAACGGCTACGGGAGGTGAAATTGGTTATGCTCAAGCAGTACAAGCCTGGGCAGCGGGAGTAGTACCCCAAATAGATATGAATCCGATTTTGCTCAAACCCCAGGGTAACATGACCTCGCAAATAGTTATCAAGGGTAAAGCAGTAGGAGCCACCAAAGCCGCAGACTATTACGAAAAGTATTTCGATTTGGGTTGGGAAGTCATTCAAGAATCTCTCTATCGCCTATCATTAGAATTCGATTTAGTTATTTGTGAAGGGGCTGGTAGTCCAGCAGAAATCAATCTCAAACATCGCGACTTAGCTAATATGCGGGTTGCCAAACATTTACGAGCGGCAACGATCTTAGTTGTCGATATCGAACGTGGTGGTGCTTTCGCTCACGTTGTAGGTACTTTAGAACTATTAGAACCAGAAGAGCGATCGCTTGTCAAAGGTATAGTTATTAATAAGTTTCGTGGTGATAAAAAGCTTTTAGATCCAGGAATTGAATGGCTGGAAAAACATACTGGCATCCCAGTTTTGGGAGTAATTCCCTGGCAAGAGACAGCCCTACCTGCCGAAGATTCTTTAGATTTACTAGAAAGAAACTATCGACCAAATCCTAACAACATAAATATTAGTATTATCCGCTTACCAAGAATTGCTAACTTTACCGATTTCGATCCTTTGAACGCCGAATCGACAGTTTCAGTAAAATATGTTGGCATCCACGAAACTTTAGGTCATCCCGATGCGGTAATTATTCCTGGAACCAAAACTACAATCTCCGATATGCTAGCTCTAGAACAAAGCGGCATGGCACAGCAAATTAAGGAATATGCGGCGGCTGGAGGCACAGTTTTAGGAATTTGTGGCGGCTATCAAATTCTCGGTCAGCAAATTATCGACCCTGAAGGCATTGAAGGCGAAGCTGGAGAGTTTGAAGCTCTAGGTTTAATGCCAATAAGCACTATCCTGGCAAACAATAAAGTTGCCCGTCAGAGACAGGTCGTTTCTAACTTGCCACAGGCAGGACTACCCGTCGATGGCTATGAAATTCATCAAGGGCGAAGTCGCATCAATCGCAAATTTAGAGATATTGAGTCTGACTACCAAGCAATTTTTGACGACCATAATTTAGGCATGACCGATAAAAGCCAATCAATCTGGGGCTGCTATATTCATGGTTTATTTGATAACGGTGCTTGGCGACGTTCCTGGTTAAATCAACTACGCAAACAGAGGGGTATGCCATCATTAGCAACGGGAATTGCTAATTATCGCGAACAAAGAGAAACTGCTTTGAACGAGATCGCGCAGATGGTAGAAAAACATCTTGACTTAAGCACATTTGCTTTAACTCGCAGATATTAA
- a CDS encoding 2Fe-2S iron-sulfur cluster-binding protein, producing the protein MSVRVRFLPDDVVVAAEPGEPLLQVAERAGVFIATGCLMGSCHACEVELEDGTAVRACISSIPGDRPKLTVNIYEDLAW; encoded by the coding sequence ATGAGTGTGAGAGTCCGCTTTTTGCCCGATGATGTTGTTGTTGCTGCCGAACCAGGCGAACCACTGCTACAGGTTGCCGAACGAGCGGGAGTATTTATTGCTACGGGATGTTTGATGGGAAGCTGTCATGCTTGCGAAGTAGAGTTGGAAGATGGAACAGCAGTTCGCGCCTGTATTAGTTCCATACCAGGCGATCGCCCAAAACTTACAGTTAATATTTATGAAGATCTGGCTTGGTAG
- a CDS encoding VWA domain-containing protein codes for MIEDRDYTLIIDKSGSMSTNDRPGGKTRWQSARESTLALAKKCEEIDPDGITVYLFSGRFRRYDNVTSDKVDQIYEENDPMGRTDLYSVLSDALDNYFQRKAAGQAKANGETILVITDGEPDDYKSVMRLIIDASRQIDRDEELAISLIQVGNDRKATQFLKALDDRLEAAGAKFDIVDTVTIDDMQGLTLAEVLLNAITD; via the coding sequence ATTATAGAAGACCGCGACTATACGTTAATTATTGACAAAAGCGGTAGTATGTCTACTAATGACCGTCCTGGAGGTAAAACACGCTGGCAGTCAGCGCGAGAATCAACTCTAGCTTTGGCAAAAAAATGCGAAGAAATCGATCCTGATGGTATTACCGTATACTTATTTTCTGGTCGTTTTCGCCGTTACGACAATGTTACTTCCGACAAGGTAGACCAAATTTACGAAGAAAACGATCCTATGGGTCGTACCGATCTATATAGCGTTTTATCTGATGCTCTCGATAACTATTTTCAACGCAAAGCTGCGGGGCAAGCTAAAGCCAATGGGGAGACTATTTTAGTTATTACCGACGGCGAACCCGACGACTATAAATCGGTAATGCGGTTGATTATCGATGCTTCTCGGCAAATAGACCGCGATGAAGAACTAGCCATTTCTCTAATTCAAGTTGGCAACGATCGCAAAGCCACCCAGTTTCTTAAGGCATTAGACGACCGTTTAGAAGCTGCTGGGGCTAAATTTGATATTGTCGATACGGTAACTATTGACGATATGCAAGGTTTGACTCTAGCGGAAGTATTGCTAAACGCAATTACCGATTAG